A stretch of the Orcinus orca chromosome 1, mOrcOrc1.1, whole genome shotgun sequence genome encodes the following:
- the LOC101280632 gene encoding general transcription factor IIF subunit 2-like translates to MASRGSRPKPQSIPLSLEGIQQNQRMWLVKLPKYLSQQWSEASGSGEVGKLQIAKNRGKSEISFILNKELTDIRGTDGQPAPVIAPREHQLVLQGVRGQVLTVLTERAPDQLSLEGTVVHRGECRPALSENYTRLKRKQIEESSKPARTVQKLEKVVTTNYKPVANHQYNIEYEKKKKENGKRVKADKDQVLTLLFAAFEKHQYYNIKDLVGITMQPVAYLKEILNEIGVQNVKGPHKNTWELKAEYRYCPAAAKSERDSPLSRSVNMSGTIFRC, encoded by the coding sequence ATGGCCTCCAGAGGCAGCAGACCCAAGCCCCAGAGCATTCCACTCAGCTTGGAGGGAATCCAACAGAACCAGCGGATGTGGTTGGTGAAGCTTCCTAAATACCTGTCACAGCAGTGGTCTGAAGCTTCTGGAAGCGGTGAAGTAGGGAAGCTGCAGATTGCCAAAAATCGGGGAAAGTCTGAAATCTCATTTATCTTGAATAAGGAACTTACAGACATTCGGGGTACAGATGGACAACCTGCCCCGGTCATTGCTCCCAGGGAGCATCAGCTTGTCTTGCAGGGGGTCAGAGGCCAGGTCCTCACAGTGCTGACTGAGCGTGCACCGGATCAGCTCTCCCTGGAAGGAACGGTGGTACATCGGGGAGAATGCAGACCTGCTCTGAGTGAAAACTACACGAGGCTGAAGAGAAAGCAAATAGAGGAGTCTTCCAAACCTGCCAGAACCGTACAGAAACTGGAGAAGGTAGTCACGACCAATTATAAACCTGTTGCCAATCATCAGTACAATATTGaatatgagaagaaaaagaaagaaaatggaaagagagtGAAGGCTGATAAAGACCAAGTTTTAACCTTGCTATTTGCTGCCTTTGAGAAACACCAGTATTATAACATAAAGGACTTGGTTGGTATCACTATGCAACCTGTGGCGTACCTGAAGGAAATCTTGAATGAAATCGGTGTTCAGAATGTAAAAGGGCCCCACAAAAACACATGGGAGCTAAAAGCAGAGTACCGGTATTGTCCGGCAGCAGCTAAGAGTGAGCGAGACAGCCCTTTGTCAAGAAGCGTCAACATGAGCGGGACAATCTTCCGATGCTAA